A genomic window from Bacteroidota bacterium includes:
- the mrdA gene encoding penicillin-binding protein 2, whose protein sequence is MQNKERRLLLLAMFGLVSLVFIVRLFYLQVVSDDYAAKAKNNVIKQQVLLPSRGIIYDRNGKIYVTNDPIFNIYIVPSELYIPDTAALCQMLKMPRRKLLETLAHAEAYNRFKKSLLKGFVSTDTYYGLQEQLWKYKGIYIDVRNTRNYTYPVGANYLGYISEVNEGDLAADGYYKSGDLIGKTGIERRYEKLLRGKKGVKHIIYDVHQREVGAFRNGELDTIPQKGEDLMISVDVKLQQLGEEIMANKLGSIVAIEPSSGEILAFVSAPTYNPNYLVGKQKLIHYFRLLRQDTLNPLFNRPLQAKYPPGSIFKVLNALIALNEETLTPQMRYPCAGYFARSPIGRPKCHAHPGPLSVDGAIQYSCNAFFAGVYVDYMQNDHFQNVYRAYDTWYDYMQRFGAGIHTGIDIPNETRGNIPSSKLYDKWYRHNRWNGMTIVSNAIGQGEVLMTPLQMANAMATIANRGYYIEPHFFRKLLDPNTRQTAPQFRRHETGIARKHFDLVADAMAKVVSAGTGVWAQVEGIEVAGKTGTAENPHGEDHSVFIAFAPKDNPKIAIAVIVENAGFGGEMAAPITKLMLEQYLKGAVKDKALLTYLKEKDYMAPYKRPDYSEAYYQRQAEEKARNKR, encoded by the coding sequence ATGCAGAACAAAGAGCGTAGACTCCTGCTGCTGGCCATGTTCGGCCTGGTAAGCCTGGTATTCATCGTCCGGCTTTTCTACCTGCAGGTGGTGAGCGACGACTATGCCGCAAAAGCCAAAAATAACGTGATCAAGCAGCAGGTGCTGCTACCCTCCAGGGGCATCATATACGATCGAAACGGGAAGATCTATGTAACCAACGATCCAATTTTCAACATCTACATAGTACCCAGCGAGCTGTATATACCCGACACGGCAGCCCTGTGCCAGATGCTGAAGATGCCCAGGCGAAAGCTGCTGGAGACCCTGGCACATGCCGAGGCGTACAACCGATTCAAAAAGAGCCTGCTCAAGGGCTTTGTAAGCACCGACACCTACTATGGCCTGCAAGAGCAGCTGTGGAAGTACAAGGGCATCTATATAGATGTACGCAATACCCGAAACTACACCTACCCAGTGGGGGCCAACTACCTGGGCTATATATCCGAGGTGAATGAGGGAGACCTGGCAGCAGACGGCTACTACAAGTCGGGCGACCTGATAGGAAAAACCGGCATAGAACGCCGATACGAAAAACTACTGCGGGGCAAAAAAGGGGTAAAGCATATTATATACGATGTGCACCAGCGGGAGGTAGGTGCCTTCCGGAACGGAGAGCTGGACACCATCCCGCAGAAGGGCGAAGACCTGATGATCTCCGTAGATGTGAAGCTGCAGCAGCTGGGCGAAGAGATTATGGCCAACAAGCTGGGCTCCATTGTGGCCATTGAGCCGAGCTCGGGCGAGATTCTCGCCTTTGTGAGTGCCCCCACCTACAACCCCAACTACCTGGTGGGCAAGCAGAAACTCATCCACTACTTCCGCCTGCTGCGCCAGGATACGCTAAACCCCCTCTTTAATCGCCCCCTGCAGGCCAAGTACCCCCCGGGTTCTATCTTCAAGGTACTGAATGCCCTCATTGCCCTGAATGAAGAGACCCTTACACCCCAGATGCGATACCCCTGCGCGGGCTACTTTGCCCGTAGCCCCATAGGCAGGCCCAAGTGCCACGCACACCCCGGACCCCTGAGTGTGGATGGTGCCATACAGTATAGCTGCAATGCCTTTTTTGCAGGCGTGTATGTGGACTATATGCAGAATGACCATTTCCAGAATGTATATCGGGCCTACGATACCTGGTACGACTACATGCAGCGTTTCGGTGCAGGCATCCACACCGGGATAGACATACCCAATGAGACGCGGGGAAACATACCCAGCAGCAAGCTGTATGACAAATGGTACAGGCACAACCGCTGGAATGGGATGACCATCGTATCCAACGCCATCGGGCAGGGAGAGGTGCTGATGACCCCGCTGCAAATGGCCAATGCCATGGCTACCATTGCCAATCGGGGCTACTACATAGAGCCTCATTTCTTCCGGAAACTACTGGACCCCAATACCCGCCAGACCGCGCCCCAGTTTCGGCGGCACGAAACCGGCATAGCCCGAAAACACTTTGACCTGGTGGCAGATGCGATGGCGAAGGTCGTATCGGCAGGTACGGGCGTGTGGGCACAGGTGGAGGGCATAGAGGTGGCGGGCAAAACCGGCACGGCAGAAAACCCGCATGGCGAAGACCACTCGGTCTTCATTGCCTTTGCCCCAAAAGACAACCCCAAGATCGCCATTGCGGTGATCGTAGAGAATGCGGGCTTTGGCGGAGAAATGGCAGCCCCTATCACCAAGCTGATGCTGGAGCAATACCTAAAGGGAGCAGTAAAAGACAAGGCCCTGCTGACCTACCTGAAGGAGAAGGACTATATGGCACCCTACAAGCGGCCCGATTATTCCGAAGCCTACTACCAGCGCCAGGCCGAGGAGAAAGCACGCAACAAACGCTAA
- the purN gene encoding phosphoribosylglycinamide formyltransferase, whose translation MISLAIFASGNGSNAQAMIDYFAGHSLVEVALIVSDNPQAYVLERARLAAIPAITLSQEVWRSGTQLVHLMQHHRIHCIVLAGYLKLIPAELVRAYPRRILNIHPALLPKYGGKGMYGARVHQAVIEAGERESGISIHYVNERYDEGELITQQRLEILPGWTATDLQQAIHALEHRWYPPTVEKICTAFNKI comes from the coding sequence ATGATTAGCCTAGCCATTTTTGCCTCTGGCAATGGCAGCAATGCCCAGGCAATGATCGACTATTTTGCCGGGCACAGCCTGGTAGAGGTGGCACTAATAGTAAGTGACAACCCCCAGGCCTATGTGCTGGAACGGGCCAGGCTGGCGGCCATCCCGGCCATAACCCTAAGCCAGGAAGTGTGGCGATCGGGCACCCAGCTGGTGCACCTAATGCAGCACCACCGCATCCACTGCATCGTGCTGGCAGGCTACCTGAAGCTGATACCAGCGGAGCTAGTGCGGGCCTACCCCCGGCGTATCCTGAACATCCACCCAGCCCTGCTGCCCAAGTACGGCGGAAAGGGCATGTACGGCGCACGGGTACACCAGGCTGTGATAGAGGCCGGAGAACGGGAAAGCGGCATAAGCATACACTATGTGAATGAGCGATACGATGAGGGCGAGCTGATAACCCAGCAGCGCCTGGAGATACTGCCCGGCTGGACCGCCACAGACCTGCAGCAGGCCATTCATGCACTGGAACACCGCTGGTACCCACCCACCGTGGAAAAGATTTGCACGGCTTTTAACAAAATTTAG
- a CDS encoding biotin--[acetyl-CoA-carboxylase] ligase has protein sequence MQLIGSQLLFLDTVDSTNTWLRLSQPHRPWPDGTVVVAEHQRAGRGQQGNRWEAPAGDNLTLSVLIYPRRLQATHSFMLNKMTALAVAGALQALDIPDVQVKWPNDVLIGGRKAAGILIENSVQGSLVQHSILGIGLNVQSSPAGLPATHTQLHHPAGKSELLELLLQQLNAWYLKLQQLQYAALDEAYWSQLWLRERPHTFWQADTAGNEVQITGRIVGISPQGLLNLETEAGIRQFDLKQIRFG, from the coding sequence ATGCAGCTCATTGGCAGCCAGCTTCTTTTTCTGGATACGGTAGATTCTACCAACACTTGGCTCCGGCTTAGCCAGCCGCATAGGCCCTGGCCAGATGGCACGGTGGTGGTGGCCGAGCACCAGCGGGCAGGCCGGGGCCAGCAGGGCAACCGCTGGGAGGCACCCGCCGGAGACAACCTGACCCTGAGTGTGCTGATCTACCCACGCAGGCTACAGGCCACCCACAGCTTTATGCTAAACAAGATGACGGCCCTGGCGGTAGCGGGGGCACTACAGGCGCTGGATATACCAGACGTGCAAGTGAAGTGGCCCAACGACGTACTGATTGGCGGGCGAAAAGCAGCAGGCATCCTGATAGAGAACAGCGTGCAGGGCAGCCTGGTGCAGCACAGCATACTGGGCATTGGGCTGAATGTGCAGAGCAGCCCCGCAGGCCTGCCGGCCACACACACACAGCTACACCATCCGGCTGGCAAAAGCGAGCTGCTGGAGCTGCTGCTGCAGCAGCTGAATGCCTGGTACCTGAAGCTACAGCAGCTGCAATATGCAGCGCTGGACGAAGCCTACTGGTCGCAGCTGTGGCTGCGCGAACGCCCACATACCTTTTGGCAGGCCGACACAGCGGGCAATGAGGTGCAGATTACGGGCCGGATAGTAGGCATATCGCCCCAGGGCCTGCTCAACCTTGAAACCGAGGCCGGCATCCGGCAGTTCGATCTGAAGCAAATCCGATTTGGATGA
- a CDS encoding 1-acyl-sn-glycerol-3-phosphate acyltransferase — MSAAARIFTRLWSLWFAFGWLSVYPLVWLVQMLGLSFKTPWGDRIAHYANTVWGYYGMLIGLCWVTPIRHGRLPRGHTYIYMSDHRSYMDIPACHVAFFRFFRYIGKAELGKIPLFGLMYRRLHIMLDRSSPVARARSLQLAAQALKQGDSLFIFPEGTTRHPDPKTLLPFQEGAFALAIKTKTPIVPVAWIGNRKMLSGDGSFRMRPFVHIRAHIHPPIPTKDLDLSQVTALQEQVRGWIQHQITTHEN, encoded by the coding sequence ATGTCTGCCGCCGCTCGTATCTTCACCCGCCTCTGGAGCCTGTGGTTTGCCTTTGGCTGGCTGAGTGTGTACCCACTGGTGTGGCTAGTGCAGATGCTGGGGCTTAGCTTCAAAACCCCCTGGGGAGACCGGATAGCCCACTACGCCAACACCGTGTGGGGCTACTATGGCATGCTGATAGGCCTGTGCTGGGTAACCCCCATACGGCACGGCAGGCTGCCCCGTGGCCATACCTATATCTACATGAGCGACCACCGCAGCTATATGGATATACCCGCCTGCCACGTAGCTTTCTTCCGCTTCTTCCGCTACATAGGCAAGGCCGAGCTGGGCAAGATTCCCCTTTTCGGGCTCATGTACCGGCGGCTACACATTATGCTGGACCGCAGCTCGCCCGTGGCGCGCGCCCGCAGCCTGCAGCTGGCTGCCCAGGCACTCAAGCAGGGCGACTCGCTCTTCATCTTCCCCGAGGGCACCACCCGCCACCCCGACCCCAAAACGCTCCTGCCCTTTCAGGAGGGCGCATTCGCCCTGGCTATCAAGACAAAAACCCCCATCGTGCCGGTGGCATGGATTGGCAACCGAAAGATGCTGAGCGGGGATGGAAGCTTCCGGATGCGGCCCTTCGTGCACATCCGGGCCCATATTCATCCGCCCATTCCTACAAAAGACCTGGATTTGAGCCAGGTAACCGCCCTGCAGGAGCAGGTGCGCGGCTGGATTCAACATCAGATTACAACCCATGAAAATTGA
- a CDS encoding rod shape-determining protein MreC, with protein sequence MGRLLAFLYAYRNLIWFIAIQAISVWLLASYNNAHTLVFNSWGDSLANAVASTNAAVSGYFNLAEDNEKLLAENIALRQSLLHTSQELEAYKYREPLSTAYNTLPDSLIPDEQYRFIPARALHSGTLGEYNYLKLDVGRKDGAEVGMGVISENGVAGLLVEVAEHYSLAMSLLNSKMRVNARILEDDVLGSFRWTGGNPRYGYLEHVPLHFHVKPGQTVVTSSQSNIFPPGYRLGTIDYVDEEQPEGFYNIRVKIATDFYRTHYLYLVKNIRQAEIDSLRTDQP encoded by the coding sequence ATGGGCAGGCTTCTGGCTTTTCTCTACGCCTACCGGAATCTTATTTGGTTTATAGCCATACAGGCTATTTCTGTATGGCTGCTAGCCAGCTACAATAACGCCCATACCCTTGTGTTCAATAGCTGGGGAGATAGCCTGGCTAATGCCGTGGCCAGCACCAATGCCGCTGTTAGCGGATATTTTAACCTGGCAGAGGACAATGAAAAGCTATTGGCAGAAAACATTGCGCTGCGGCAGAGCCTGCTGCACACCAGCCAGGAGCTGGAAGCCTACAAGTACCGTGAGCCCCTCAGCACAGCCTACAACACCCTGCCCGATAGCCTGATACCGGACGAGCAGTACCGCTTCATACCGGCGCGGGCCCTGCATAGTGGTACCCTGGGTGAGTATAACTACCTGAAGCTGGATGTAGGCCGAAAAGATGGAGCCGAGGTAGGCATGGGGGTCATCAGCGAGAACGGCGTAGCCGGGCTGCTGGTAGAGGTAGCAGAGCACTACTCCCTGGCCATGAGCCTGCTAAACAGCAAGATGCGGGTAAATGCACGCATACTGGAGGATGATGTGCTGGGCAGCTTTCGCTGGACCGGTGGCAACCCCCGCTACGGTTATCTGGAGCATGTACCCCTGCACTTCCACGTTAAGCCCGGCCAAACGGTGGTAACTAGCAGCCAGAGCAACATCTTTCCGCCCGGATACCGACTGGGTACTATAGACTACGTAGATGAGGAGCAACCCGAGGGGTTCTATAACATCCGGGTAAAGATTGCCACAGACTTTTATCGCACACACTATCTCTATCTGGTAAAGAATATCCGCCAGGCAGAGATAGACTCACTCCGTACAGACCAGCCATGA
- the gatC gene encoding Asp-tRNA(Asn)/Glu-tRNA(Gln) amidotransferase subunit GatC: protein MKIDDALINKLGDLAKLSFPDERREALKADLTRMLDFVEKIKELDTEGIAPLIHISEATNVWRADSVYQELSHEEALRNAPKKDSDYFRVPKVLKS from the coding sequence ATGAAAATTGATGATGCGCTGATAAACAAACTGGGCGACCTGGCCAAGCTCTCTTTTCCGGATGAGCGGCGCGAAGCCCTGAAGGCCGACCTGACCAGGATGCTGGACTTTGTAGAGAAAATAAAGGAGCTGGACACAGAGGGCATAGCCCCCCTCATCCACATCTCCGAGGCTACCAATGTGTGGCGAGCCGACAGCGTGTACCAGGAGCTAAGCCACGAGGAGGCACTCCGAAACGCCCCAAAGAAAGACTCGGACTACTTCCGTGTACCCAAAGTATTGAAATCCTGA
- the rsfS gene encoding ribosome silencing factor, whose amino-acid sequence MTHTQVAAPVLVEEVLRGIREKKGFDISVLDMRGLKNAVADFFVICSGNSDTQVGAIADSVEYEVKKNLKERAWHVEGERKGEWILVDFVTVVVHVMLPRAREFYGLEELWGDAQVTHYAE is encoded by the coding sequence ATGACACATACACAGGTTGCCGCTCCGGTATTGGTAGAAGAAGTGCTGCGGGGCATACGCGAGAAGAAGGGATTCGACATCAGCGTGCTGGATATGCGCGGCCTGAAGAATGCCGTGGCCGATTTTTTCGTGATTTGCTCAGGCAATAGCGATACCCAGGTAGGGGCTATTGCAGACAGTGTGGAGTATGAGGTGAAGAAGAACCTGAAAGAGCGCGCCTGGCATGTGGAGGGCGAGCGGAAGGGGGAGTGGATCCTGGTAGACTTTGTAACGGTGGTAGTACACGTGATGCTGCCCCGTGCCCGCGAGTTTTATGGCCTGGAGGAACTGTGGGGAGATGCGCAGGTAACCCACTACGCCGAGTAG
- the purH gene encoding bifunctional phosphoribosylaminoimidazolecarboxamide formyltransferase/IMP cyclohydrolase, whose translation MEVKPIRSALLSVFHKQGLDRIAQSLHAAGVQLYSTGGTASYLQGLGCSVHEISDITGYPSILGGRVKTLHPAVFGGILARQSDPAHLQDMEAHGLPFFDLVVVDLYPFEKTLEETDDEATIIEKIDIGGVSLIRAGAKNYRDVAIVASQAEYDYLAQTLEANGAATSLADRRYLAGRAFAETMRYDTAIAGYMAGAPLRYGENPHQQAHYIGNADELYELLGGKALSYNNLLDMDAALRAIRDFDPGTFVIIKHTNACGIATGNSAAEAYSRALACDPVSAFGGILITNLPVDLAAAQAMHSQFFEVLLAPQISTEALALLQQKANRRIIRYKHLNLPRREQRSILNGLLVQETDRAVSTPETLEIVTGPQPDARRTADLLMGERCAKQLKSNAIAIVKDGQMIGAGCGQTSRIDALNQAIDKARRMGFDLKDAILASDGFFPFSDGVAAAHAAGIRYILQPGGSVRDQETIDYCNQQGLTMAITGTRHFRH comes from the coding sequence GTGGAAGTAAAACCTATTCGCTCGGCCCTGCTCTCTGTGTTTCACAAGCAGGGGCTTGACCGCATTGCACAGAGCCTGCATGCAGCAGGCGTACAGCTTTACAGCACAGGCGGCACAGCTTCCTATCTGCAGGGGCTGGGCTGTAGCGTGCATGAGATTTCCGACATTACGGGCTACCCCAGCATACTGGGTGGGCGGGTAAAGACGCTGCACCCCGCTGTATTTGGCGGCATACTGGCTCGGCAGTCCGACCCCGCACACCTACAGGACATGGAGGCCCACGGCCTGCCCTTTTTTGACTTGGTGGTGGTAGACCTCTACCCATTCGAAAAAACCCTGGAAGAAACCGACGACGAGGCCACCATCATTGAGAAAATAGACATCGGTGGCGTAAGCCTGATACGCGCTGGTGCCAAAAACTATCGCGATGTAGCCATAGTGGCTAGCCAGGCCGAGTATGACTACCTGGCCCAAACGCTAGAGGCCAATGGAGCCGCCACCAGCCTGGCAGACCGTAGATACCTGGCCGGACGTGCCTTTGCCGAAACCATGCGCTACGATACGGCCATAGCAGGCTACATGGCCGGTGCCCCCCTGCGCTATGGCGAGAACCCCCACCAGCAGGCACACTACATAGGCAATGCAGACGAACTGTATGAGCTACTGGGCGGCAAGGCGCTGAGCTACAACAACCTGCTGGATATGGATGCTGCCCTGCGGGCCATCCGAGACTTTGACCCCGGCACCTTCGTCATCATCAAGCACACCAATGCCTGCGGCATAGCCACGGGCAACAGCGCTGCCGAAGCCTATAGCCGCGCACTGGCCTGCGACCCCGTAAGTGCTTTTGGCGGCATCCTGATAACCAACCTGCCGGTGGATCTGGCTGCGGCACAGGCCATGCACAGCCAGTTTTTTGAGGTACTGCTCGCCCCACAGATCAGCACTGAGGCCCTGGCCCTGCTGCAGCAAAAGGCCAATCGGCGAATCATCCGCTACAAACACCTGAACCTGCCCCGCCGCGAGCAGCGCAGCATACTGAATGGGCTGCTGGTGCAGGAAACCGACCGTGCCGTATCCACCCCGGAAACACTGGAGATCGTAACCGGCCCCCAGCCCGATGCCCGCAGAACGGCCGACCTGCTGATGGGCGAGCGCTGCGCTAAGCAGCTGAAAAGCAACGCCATTGCCATTGTAAAAGATGGCCAGATGATCGGGGCTGGCTGCGGCCAGACTAGCCGGATAGATGCCCTGAACCAGGCCATAGACAAGGCCCGGCGCATGGGCTTCGACCTGAAAGACGCCATTCTGGCTTCCGACGGCTTCTTCCCATTCTCAGACGGGGTGGCGGCCGCGCATGCAGCAGGCATCCGCTACATCCTGCAGCCAGGCGGCAGTGTGCGAGACCAAGAGACCATAGACTACTGCAACCAACAGGGCCTGACCATGGCCATAACCGGAACCCGACACTTTAGACATTAA
- a CDS encoding type III pantothenate kinase, with protein MKLVLDIGNSRIKWGLWDGSSLTEVHDYAGTPDSLPTRLPVAYAAVGSCPADLSSWLQARQATALDGLSPGLLHSLYQSPHTLGADRWCAIHAAWLRADRRACLVLDVGTAVTTDLADNQGRYLGGSISPGLHLRYQSLHTYTHRLPLLQPVEPWPALGTDTRTAIQQGVQQGLLYELEGHMAQARAQFPQLSVFLTGGQAQLFAKPLESRNFAPLQLCPSLVLEGVGILSAL; from the coding sequence ATGAAACTGGTACTAGACATAGGCAATAGCCGGATAAAATGGGGCCTATGGGATGGCAGCAGCCTGACGGAGGTGCATGACTATGCCGGCACCCCAGATAGCCTGCCCACCCGGCTTCCGGTAGCCTATGCGGCTGTGGGCAGCTGCCCAGCCGACCTGAGCAGCTGGCTACAAGCCCGGCAGGCTACCGCGCTGGACGGGCTAAGCCCTGGGCTACTGCACAGCCTGTACCAAAGCCCACACACCCTGGGGGCCGACCGCTGGTGTGCCATACATGCCGCCTGGCTGAGGGCCGACAGGCGGGCCTGCCTGGTGCTGGATGTTGGTACGGCTGTAACTACCGACCTGGCAGACAACCAGGGGCGCTACCTGGGGGGCAGCATATCGCCCGGGCTGCACCTGCGCTACCAGTCCCTGCACACCTACACCCACCGGCTACCCCTCCTGCAGCCGGTAGAACCCTGGCCCGCCCTGGGCACCGACACCCGCACAGCCATACAGCAGGGGGTACAGCAGGGCCTGCTGTACGAGCTGGAGGGGCACATGGCACAGGCGCGGGCGCAATTTCCACAGCTTTCGGTCTTTTTAACAGGCGGGCAGGCCCAGCTATTTGCAAAACCCCTGGAAAGCCGCAACTTTGCACCCCTGCAGCTATGCCCAAGTTTGGTTCTGGAGGGGGTGGGCATTCTGTCTGCCCTGTAG
- a CDS encoding rod shape-determining protein has protein sequence MGLFDFLTREIAIDLGTANTLIMYNDKVVVDEPSIVAIDRNNNNKVIAVGKEALMMHEKTHENIKTVRPLRDGVIADFTNAEAMIREFIKKINTERGFFATSHRMVICIPSGITEVEKRAVRDSAEHAGAKEVHMLHEPMAAAIGIGIDVQAPVGHMVVDIGGGTTEIAVIALNGIICDQSIRTAGDELTNDILEYVRRQHNLQIGEKTAERIKIEVGAAIPELDNPPENVEIKGRDIMTGIPKKISISYKEVAHAINKSIVKIEDAILKALEMTPPELSADIYEHGIHLTGGGALLRGLDIRIKEKTKLPIHVADDPLRAVVRGTGIALKEFKKYKYLMQ, from the coding sequence ATGGGACTGTTTGATTTCCTGACCCGAGAGATTGCCATTGACCTGGGTACTGCCAATACCCTGATCATGTATAACGACAAGGTGGTGGTAGATGAGCCCTCCATCGTGGCCATAGACCGGAACAACAACAACAAGGTAATAGCCGTGGGCAAAGAAGCCCTCATGATGCACGAAAAGACCCATGAGAACATCAAGACCGTGCGGCCGCTGCGCGATGGGGTGATTGCAGACTTTACCAACGCCGAGGCCATGATTCGGGAGTTCATCAAGAAGATTAACACCGAAAGAGGCTTCTTTGCCACCAGCCACCGTATGGTTATCTGCATCCCCTCGGGCATTACCGAGGTGGAGAAACGCGCCGTGCGAGACAGTGCCGAGCATGCCGGGGCCAAGGAAGTGCACATGCTGCACGAGCCCATGGCTGCCGCCATTGGCATAGGCATAGATGTGCAGGCACCCGTAGGCCACATGGTGGTAGACATTGGGGGGGGCACTACCGAGATTGCCGTTATTGCCCTCAATGGCATCATCTGCGACCAGAGCATCCGCACCGCAGGCGACGAGCTGACCAATGACATACTGGAGTACGTACGCCGGCAGCACAACCTGCAGATAGGCGAAAAAACTGCCGAACGAATCAAGATAGAGGTGGGAGCAGCCATACCCGAGCTGGACAACCCACCCGAAAATGTGGAGATAAAGGGCCGAGACATTATGACCGGTATCCCCAAGAAGATCTCCATCAGCTACAAGGAAGTAGCCCATGCCATCAACAAATCGATTGTCAAGATAGAGGATGCCATCCTGAAAGCCCTGGAGATGACCCCGCCAGAACTGTCGGCAGACATCTATGAGCATGGCATACACCTTACCGGGGGCGGTGCCCTGCTGCGCGGCCTGGATATCCGCATCAAAGAAAAAACCAAACTCCCCATCCACGTGGCCGACGACCCCCTGCGGGCGGTGGTGCGTGGTACTGGTATCGCACTCAAGGAATTTAAAAAATACAAATACCTGATGCAGTAG
- a CDS encoding MlaD family protein — MVKITKEAKVAILVVVAGAMLIFGLSYLNGRSVLGTNHTFYVYFPSADGLNRGDKVSLRGVDVGTVRAREIVGDGQDAVRIELEIQSQIKVPSDSYLLLTETSPVFGQKLLELHPGTSGQLLEDGATIRDSVGTGLADKLGRTVNPTLDRINNLSDNLIEMTGLINKIMRREDARANVSIQNLEQTLANIAFISNQLKGTVASIQRLSDNANQNFIDHPDFKKMLGNTRQATDSLAATLAEVRGLATETTRLAQDLKQITHNLKQGDGTLGKLLYDEALYANLTATTASLNALLQDMTKHPKRYVHFSVFGRRDKDKKDKEQK; from the coding sequence ATGGTGAAAATAACAAAAGAAGCCAAAGTAGCCATACTGGTGGTAGTAGCCGGGGCCATGCTTATTTTTGGCCTCAGCTACCTGAACGGCCGCTCTGTGCTGGGTACCAACCATACTTTTTACGTTTACTTCCCCAGTGCCGATGGCCTGAACCGTGGGGACAAGGTAAGCCTGCGGGGCGTGGACGTGGGAACCGTTCGGGCCAGAGAGATTGTGGGAGACGGCCAGGATGCCGTGCGGATAGAGCTGGAGATACAGTCTCAGATCAAGGTGCCATCCGACAGCTACCTGCTACTTACCGAAACCAGCCCCGTCTTTGGCCAGAAGCTGCTGGAGCTGCACCCAGGCACCTCGGGGCAGCTGCTAGAGGATGGAGCCACCATACGCGACAGTGTGGGCACTGGCCTGGCCGACAAGCTGGGCCGTACGGTAAACCCCACACTGGACCGCATAAACAACCTGTCGGACAACCTGATAGAAATGACTGGGCTGATCAATAAAATCATGCGCCGGGAAGATGCTAGGGCCAACGTAAGCATCCAAAACCTGGAACAGACCCTGGCCAATATCGCCTTTATCAGCAACCAGCTGAAGGGCACGGTGGCCAGCATCCAGCGCCTGAGCGATAATGCCAACCAGAACTTTATTGACCATCCGGACTTCAAAAAGATGCTGGGCAACACCCGGCAGGCTACAGATAGCCTGGCAGCCACCCTGGCAGAGGTGCGGGGGCTGGCCACCGAAACAACCCGCCTGGCCCAGGACCTGAAGCAGATAACCCATAACCTAAAGCAGGGGGATGGCACACTGGGAAAACTGCTCTACGACGAAGCCCTGTATGCCAACCTGACGGCCACTACGGCCTCGCTAAACGCCCTGCTGCAAGACATGACAAAGCACCCCAAACGCTATGTGCACTTCTCGGTCTTTGGCCGAAGGGATAAGGATAAAAAGGATAAGGAACAGAAGTAG